One Ctenopharyngodon idella isolate HZGC_01 chromosome 9, HZGC01, whole genome shotgun sequence DNA window includes the following coding sequences:
- the atp5po gene encoding ATP synthase subunit O, mitochondrial has translation MAALGLGLQVRQFSTSVIRPVAKLIKPPIQVYGVEGRYATALFSAASKQKSLDKVEQELGRVFSLIKDPKLSSIVMNPHVKRSIKQKTFIDTLTKAKLSPITINFINVLAENGRLSLTPDVITAFGKMMSAHRGEVTCSVTTAQPLDEANLAELKVALNGFLSKGETIKLETKSDPSILGGMIVSIGDKYVDMSTKTKIQKLTKLIRET, from the exons ATGGCAGCGCTTGGACTGGGGCTGCAG GTGCGCCAGTTTAGCACCTCTGTGATCCGACCAGTAGCAAAACTTATcaag CCCCCAATCCAGGTCTATGGGGTCGAGGGACGTTATGCTACTGCCCTGTTCTCTGCCGCCAGCAAGCAGAAGAGCCTCGATAAGGTTGAACAGGAACTTGGACGCGTGTTT AGCCTGATTAAGGATCCTAAGCTGTCAAGTATTGTGATGAACCCCCATGTCAAGCGCAGTATCAAACAGAAGACTTTCATTGATACCTTGACCAAGGCAAAACTCTCCCCCATCACCATCAACTTCATCA atgTCCTGGCAGAAAATGGCCGCTTGAGCTTGACCCCTGATGTCATCACAGCCTTTGGCAAAATGATGAGTGCCCACAGAGGAGAGGTCACATGTTCAGTCACCACTGCTCAG CCTCTGGATGAAGCTAATCTTGCAGAGCTGAAGGTGGCACTGAATGGTTTCCTCTCAAAGGGAGAAACTATCAAGCTTGAGACCAAG TCTGATCCCTCTATTCTTGGGGGCATGATCGTGAGCATCGGCGATAAGTATGTGGACATGTCTACCAAGACAAAGATCCAGAAGCTCACCAAGCTGATCAGGGAGACCTAA